From the Entomomonas sp. E2T0 genome, one window contains:
- the pmbA gene encoding metalloprotease PmbA: MNSENGVGPATVPVLEKQVEQILAEAKKQGATACEVAVSTSQSLAVTVRQKEVETLEFNRDQGFGITLYVGQRKASASTTATDAKAIQETVAAALEIAKHTSEDDCAGLAEPEQMAKDLPDLELFYPWDITPEQAINTLLECEAAAFTTDKRITNADGTSLNTWNGCRVYGNSNGFIGGYASTNHSISCVMIGEENGQMQRDYWYDVKLAGEQLESATAIGKKAAHRTIERLGARTIPTCEVPVIFAAEVASGLFGHLLGAISGGSIYRKTSFLEGAIGKQLFPSWLSITEKPRLKATLNSTSFDGDGLATYDKLIIDKGQLMTYLLSVYSGRKLGLPSTANAGGCHNLFVSHGADNLIALLKQMGKGLLVTELMGSGINMVTGDYSRGAAGFWVENGEIQFPVQEVTVAGNLKDMFTKIVAIGNDIDPRRNIKTGSVLIEKMAVAGS, encoded by the coding sequence ATGAATAGTGAAAATGGTGTAGGACCAGCAACTGTACCTGTTTTAGAAAAACAGGTAGAGCAAATTCTAGCAGAAGCTAAAAAACAAGGTGCCACAGCATGTGAGGTAGCAGTTTCTACTAGCCAGAGTTTAGCTGTTACTGTTCGTCAAAAAGAAGTGGAAACATTAGAGTTTAATAGAGATCAAGGTTTCGGTATTACTTTGTATGTAGGACAAAGAAAAGCTTCAGCAAGTACTACGGCTACTGATGCTAAAGCCATTCAAGAGACTGTAGCTGCTGCATTAGAAATTGCTAAGCATACTTCTGAAGATGATTGTGCAGGACTTGCAGAACCTGAGCAAATGGCAAAAGATTTACCTGATTTAGAGCTTTTTTACCCTTGGGATATCACACCAGAACAAGCGATTAATACATTACTTGAGTGTGAAGCGGCAGCATTCACTACAGATAAACGTATTACTAATGCTGATGGTACATCATTGAATACATGGAATGGTTGTAGAGTTTACGGAAATAGTAATGGTTTTATCGGTGGTTATGCCTCCACTAATCATAGTATAAGCTGTGTCATGATTGGTGAAGAGAATGGCCAAATGCAAAGGGATTATTGGTATGACGTTAAATTAGCAGGTGAACAACTAGAGTCTGCTACTGCTATAGGTAAAAAAGCAGCACACCGTACAATAGAACGACTAGGTGCTCGTACTATACCTACTTGTGAAGTGCCTGTAATTTTTGCAGCAGAAGTGGCCTCAGGGTTATTTGGTCATTTATTAGGGGCTATTTCTGGGGGGAGTATTTATCGTAAAACTTCTTTCTTAGAAGGTGCGATAGGAAAACAATTATTTCCTAGTTGGCTATCTATTACAGAAAAACCTCGTTTAAAAGCAACTTTAAATAGCACTAGTTTCGATGGCGATGGATTAGCCACGTATGACAAGTTGATTATTGATAAAGGTCAGTTGATGACTTATTTATTAAGTGTTTATTCTGGTCGTAAATTGGGCTTGCCTAGTACCGCAAATGCTGGCGGTTGCCATAATTTGTTTGTTTCGCATGGTGCAGATAATTTAATAGCATTGCTAAAACAAATGGGTAAAGGATTGTTAGTGACCGAATTAATGGGCAGTGGTATTAATATGGTGACAGGTGATTACTCACGAGGTGCTGCAGGTTTTTGGGTTGAAAATGGTGAAATTCAGTTTCCTGTACAAGAAGTAACTGTAGCCGGAAACTTAAAAGATATGTTTACCAAAATAGTAGCTATAGGTAACGATATAGACCCCCGCCGTAATATTAAAACAGGTTCTGTATTAATAGAAAAAATGGCTGTAGCTGGTAGTTAA
- a CDS encoding autotransporter outer membrane beta-barrel domain-containing protein — MKLRTLCIVINSLIFSTGSYATDYTTNTTLSNKSTDTTINISNGAQVNIAGNGSVEVNNTDVSGSGAADTILIDNGGINLGTGSSIGADITATTPNDNTNFYNRTVGIYVRSDSGMQTTNTVTADELTITMDASNNANRTAAVYGIYTDRNNNGSTIEYNLTGETRIEIKNNNTFSGNSGQLNGIGLTNSANGTIDFSAEHLTINIDDNHDSGNYVGMKFKNNTSAATSSLHAEYNMAMIEINADNQIVNGLGVFVKNAEIENSAGTQITFNSKGDIATTTNSSLSDDEGVHGIKVNNTGSFAGSNIRVDFLADGNIGGGTTDTIVNGVNINNNSTLTSNDLKVSFNAQQAISSAIGINVDSGSELINTGLITITMDAASELVAKAINVDAGSLATRDTIIQITSDTSNSNGFSKGVKGIAIDNTGKVELDGYTSITLEQQANNSSMVGVDIAGADSTLIGKDYISIELKSQTNTEEVVGINVSATSSSSTIKNLDLDLNVLAISSSGEDATGAYIRTTDGLSDIKTQSLLLNSSSPLGNDVLAIDATGGKLAINVANDSHVIGDMNVANIGTIVDFTSSGITYIESNITAANSGEINLDLQNGQLIGSASNSSGAGNIGLTLSNNMTWDMTASSQVTDLDLSDSTINFVPTLDSTLITNSLQSTNGGGSFKMHVDMGAQTGDKIIIGDSSSPLTQGSSDGAYSLVLTNNGAAATTGNELYDVVEDYSPTANANATFTSNTVEQGGFQYGLRTTVNGQGAKVHQLYALNRKSSSADAAISFLNTNYLLSYIDLQTLFQRMGELRSNQGQEGNLWIRSYAGKLNSFSTNHGLRGFHMNYSGLQLGIDKLITGNNGDTYVGLMAGYSDADPRYRNNGSGGVRGINFGMYGTYIANNGFYVDAVAKYHRMKNNFSVKDSLGDSVKGKSKSDGYSLSLEAGKRFNIEQTAFYLEPQAQVVYSHQQGDKVNASNGLRVKLGSYDSLIGSTRLAVGYNLVKGDSPIDLQVKSGYVREFKGNTSYHLNTYKEDYKFRGGWVETSVGVSAQLNKQHNIYGEVSYANGSRFDKRQINLGYRFQF; from the coding sequence ATGAAGTTAAGAACTCTATGTATTGTTATTAATAGCTTGATTTTTTCTACAGGAAGTTATGCAACTGATTATACAACAAACACAACATTATCAAATAAATCTACAGATACAACAATAAATATTTCTAATGGTGCTCAGGTCAATATTGCAGGCAATGGTTCTGTTGAGGTTAATAATACAGATGTTAGTGGATCAGGTGCGGCAGATACTATTTTAATTGATAATGGTGGTATTAATTTAGGTACTGGCTCTAGTATTGGTGCTGATATCACTGCAACTACGCCAAATGATAATACGAACTTTTATAATAGAACAGTGGGTATCTATGTTCGATCAGACAGTGGTATGCAAACTACTAATACAGTAACTGCTGATGAGTTAACTATTACTATGGATGCCTCTAATAATGCAAATAGAACAGCTGCTGTTTATGGAATTTATACCGATAGAAATAATAATGGTAGTACCATAGAGTATAATTTGACAGGTGAAACAAGAATAGAGATTAAGAATAATAACACTTTTTCAGGAAATTCTGGTCAGTTAAATGGGATTGGTTTAACTAATAGTGCCAACGGAACAATAGATTTTTCAGCAGAACATTTAACAATTAATATCGATGACAATCATGACTCTGGCAATTATGTGGGTATGAAGTTTAAAAATAATACTTCTGCTGCAACGTCAAGTCTACATGCTGAATACAATATGGCAATGATTGAGATTAATGCGGATAATCAAATTGTTAATGGATTAGGTGTTTTTGTAAAAAATGCGGAAATAGAAAATTCAGCTGGAACACAAATTACCTTTAATTCTAAAGGGGATATTGCAACTACTACTAACTCATCTTTAAGTGATGATGAAGGTGTTCATGGTATTAAAGTGAATAATACAGGTAGTTTTGCAGGAAGTAATATAAGGGTCGATTTTTTAGCCGATGGTAATATAGGTGGTGGTACAACAGATACTATTGTTAATGGGGTCAATATTAATAATAACTCAACATTAACTAGTAATGATTTAAAGGTTAGTTTTAATGCACAACAGGCAATTTCCTCTGCTATTGGTATTAACGTGGATTCAGGCTCTGAATTAATAAATACAGGACTGATAACTATAACAATGGATGCAGCCAGTGAGCTTGTTGCTAAGGCCATTAATGTTGATGCTGGATCATTAGCTACTCGGGATACCATTATTCAAATAACAAGTGATACTAGCAATAGTAATGGGTTTAGCAAAGGGGTAAAAGGGATTGCTATAGATAATACAGGAAAAGTGGAGTTAGATGGATATACATCTATTACACTAGAACAACAAGCTAATAATAGTTCCATGGTCGGTGTGGATATTGCTGGGGCTGATAGTACATTAATTGGCAAAGACTATATATCTATTGAGTTGAAGAGCCAAACGAATACAGAAGAGGTGGTGGGTATTAATGTATCAGCTACTTCTTCTTCATCTACTATTAAGAACCTTGATTTAGATTTGAATGTTTTAGCAATTAGTTCCTCAGGTGAAGATGCAACAGGTGCTTATATTAGAACTACGGATGGATTATCAGATATTAAGACACAAAGTTTGCTGTTAAATTCTTCTTCTCCTCTGGGTAATGATGTACTAGCTATTGATGCCACTGGTGGTAAATTAGCCATTAATGTGGCAAATGATAGTCATGTTATTGGTGATATGAATGTTGCTAATATTGGAACGATAGTTGATTTTACTTCAAGCGGCATTACATATATTGAAAGTAATATTACAGCAGCCAATAGTGGTGAAATTAATTTAGATTTACAAAATGGCCAGCTAATAGGCAGTGCTTCAAATAGCTCAGGAGCAGGTAATATAGGATTAACATTATCTAATAATATGACTTGGGATATGACAGCAAGCTCTCAAGTTACAGATTTAGATTTATCTGATAGTACAATTAATTTTGTTCCTACGCTAGATAGCACCCTTATCACTAACTCGCTTCAATCAACTAATGGTGGTGGAAGTTTTAAGATGCATGTTGATATGGGAGCGCAAACAGGTGATAAGATAATTATAGGTGATTCTAGCTCACCGCTTACACAAGGTTCTTCAGATGGCGCGTATTCATTAGTTTTGACTAATAATGGTGCAGCGGCAACAACTGGTAATGAACTTTATGATGTAGTAGAAGATTACAGCCCAACAGCAAATGCAAACGCAACTTTTACTTCAAATACTGTTGAGCAGGGTGGTTTTCAATATGGTTTACGCACAACCGTAAATGGCCAAGGTGCTAAAGTTCACCAATTATATGCTCTAAATAGAAAATCTAGTTCAGCAGATGCGGCTATAAGCTTTTTAAATACTAATTATTTATTATCTTATATTGATTTACAAACTTTGTTCCAGCGAATGGGGGAGCTAAGAAGTAACCAAGGGCAAGAGGGTAATTTGTGGATTAGAAGTTATGCAGGTAAATTAAATTCATTTTCTACTAACCATGGATTACGTGGTTTTCATATGAACTATTCAGGTCTGCAATTAGGTATTGATAAACTGATTACTGGTAATAACGGTGATACATATGTTGGTTTAATGGCAGGCTATAGTGATGCAGACCCTCGTTATAGAAATAATGGTTCTGGTGGTGTTAGGGGTATCAATTTTGGTATGTATGGAACCTATATTGCTAATAATGGTTTTTATGTGGATGCTGTTGCAAAATATCATCGAATGAAAAATAACTTCTCAGTAAAAGATAGTTTGGGGGATAGTGTTAAAGGTAAAAGTAAGAGTGATGGTTACAGCCTTTCTCTAGAAGCAGGTAAGCGTTTTAATATTGAACAGACAGCTTTTTACTTAGAGCCTCAGGCACAGGTTGTTTATAGTCATCAACAAGGTGATAAAGTGAATGCGAGTAATGGCTTACGAGTAAAGTTAGGCAGTTATGACTCATTAATTGGTAGCACAAGGTTAGCGGTTGGTTATAATCTTGTAAAAGGGGATAGCCCAATTGATTTACAAGTAAAGAGCGGCTATGTGAGGGAGTTTAAAGGTAATACATCCTATCATTTGAATACTTATAAAGAAGACTATAAGTTTAGAGGTGGTTGGGTTGAAACCAGTGTTGGTGTATCAGCACAGCTTAATAAGCAACATAATATTTATGGTGAAGTAAGTTATGCTAATGGAAGTCGCTTTGATAAACGCCAAATTAATTTAGGTTATCGTTTCCAATTTTAA
- the gstA gene encoding glutathione transferase GstA, with protein MKLFYAPGACSLSPHMVLCEAGVHFDLERVDLATKKTEQGDDYLKVNPKGQVPALLLDNGNLLTEGAVIVQYIANHASSKHLMPPQTDFKYYEALEWLNYIATELHKGFSPLFNPKFPEDLKQATRKQLEKKLAYVDSQLNHKDFLLGEQINVADFYLYTILTWAKKMNLEMASLANLTHFIKNMEERPSVKTALAAEKK; from the coding sequence ATGAAACTTTTTTATGCTCCAGGTGCCTGCTCATTATCACCTCATATGGTACTTTGTGAAGCGGGAGTTCACTTTGATTTAGAAAGAGTGGATCTCGCTACTAAAAAAACTGAGCAAGGTGATGACTATTTAAAAGTTAACCCTAAAGGACAAGTTCCTGCACTTTTATTAGATAATGGTAATTTATTAACTGAAGGGGCTGTGATTGTTCAATATATAGCTAACCATGCATCTAGCAAACATTTAATGCCCCCACAGACTGATTTCAAATATTATGAAGCTTTAGAGTGGCTTAACTATATTGCTACTGAATTACATAAAGGCTTTAGCCCATTATTTAATCCAAAATTTCCAGAGGATTTAAAACAAGCTACCCGTAAACAATTAGAAAAGAAATTGGCTTATGTTGACAGCCAGTTGAACCATAAAGATTTTTTACTAGGTGAGCAAATCAATGTTGCGGATTTCTATTTATATACCATTCTTACATGGGCTAAAAAAATGAATCTAGAAATGGCATCATTAGCCAATCTAACCCATTTTATTAAAAATATGGAAGAACGCCCTTCTGTAAAAACAGCACTGGCGGCTGAGAAGAAATAA
- the yjgA gene encoding ribosome biogenesis factor YjgA, whose protein sequence is MSDTSDDALYEEKSKSQVKREMHALVDLGRKLTTLKQDQLALLPLTDMLRKALADAPKHKSNIANKRHMQYVGKLLRDQDIDFIQSFLEQIDSSSREYNERFHALEQWRDRLATEGDTALENFVSQYPEADRQHLRQLIRQAQQEAAKEKPPAAARKIFKYIRELDEIQRGLR, encoded by the coding sequence ATGTCTGATACTTCTGATGATGCCCTTTATGAAGAAAAGAGCAAATCCCAAGTAAAACGTGAAATGCACGCCTTAGTCGATTTGGGTAGAAAACTAACCACTCTTAAACAAGATCAGTTGGCTTTATTACCTTTAACCGATATGCTCCGCAAAGCATTGGCTGATGCGCCTAAACATAAATCCAATATTGCTAATAAACGTCATATGCAATATGTGGGTAAATTATTACGTGACCAAGATATCGACTTTATTCAATCTTTTCTTGAACAAATCGATAGCTCAAGCCGTGAATACAATGAGCGTTTCCACGCTCTTGAGCAATGGCGAGATCGCTTAGCTACTGAGGGTGATACAGCTCTAGAAAACTTTGTTAGTCAATATCCAGAAGCTGACCGACAGCACTTACGACAACTTATTCGCCAAGCCCAACAAGAAGCTGCAAAAGAAAAACCACCTGCGGCTGCTCGTAAAATCTTTAAATATATCCGTGAGTTGGATGAAATCCAGCGAGGTTTGCGATAG